From Leptodactylus fuscus isolate aLepFus1 chromosome 11, aLepFus1.hap2, whole genome shotgun sequence, one genomic window encodes:
- the MED12 gene encoding mediator of RNA polymerase II transcription subunit 12 isoform X1: MAAFGILSYEHRPLKRPRLGPPDVYPQDAKQKEDELTALNVKQGFNNQPAVSGDEHGSAKNVNFNPAKISSNFSNIMAEKLRCNTLPDTGRRKPQVNQKDNFWLVTARSQSSINNWFTDLAGTKPLTHLAKKVPIFGKKEEVFGFLARYSVPVMRAAWLIKMTCAYYAAITETKVKKRHVMDPFVEWTQIITRYLWEQLQKVAEYYRQVNSSTGTPAGPMPPEVELALKQWEYNEKLAMFMFQDGMLDRHEFLTWVLECFEKIRPGEDELLKLLLPLLLRYSGSLVQSAYLSRRLAYFCTRRLAQLLESSGGHTGHLLTAQTGTALPPAPAPPPPSGSAPSSPFSDLLQCSQHRPLVFGLSCMLQSIVLCCPSALVWHYSLTDNRIKTGSPLDHLPIAPSSLPMPGGNSAFTQQVRRKLREMEQQIKERGRAVEVRWSFDKCQEATAGFPIGRVLHTLEVLDSHSFEKSDFSNNLDSLYNRIFGLGLGKDGHEISPDDDAVVALLCEWAVSCKRYGHHRALVVAKLLEKRQMEIEAERCGDSEAVDEKGSVSSGSLSALSSPPVFQDVLLQFLDTQAPVLTDPTNEGERVEFFNLVLLFCELIRHDVFSHNMYMCTLISRGDLGLDPHAPRPRSPYEDTADDTDRKEGEANNSIKLEDTTLSETMDIDHSSGALFDDMEKSDFQMFSPAMRCEGRSPGPDEGESEGRRPVKTSGGDGLLASLYDQPRHIQYATHFPIPQEESCSHECNQRLVVLFGVGRQRDDARHVIKKITRDILKVLNRKSTAETGSNEGQRRRRVKPEAFPTAEEIFHRFQQLSHFDQHQVTAQVSRNVLEQITSFALGLSYHLPLVQHVQFIFDLMEYSLNISGLIDFAIQLLNELSVVEAELLLKSSDLVGSYTMGLCLCIVAVLRHYNTCLILNQEQTAQVFEGLCGVVKHGMNRSDGSSAERCILAYLYDLYMSCSHLKSKYGELFSDFCSKVKNTIYCIVDPSDSNMLWEQEFMLETISNPTEHNYNFGMLGKLLRDSPTNRYSFVCNALVHVCAGDHDTDGINDIAILCAELTGSCKDLSSEWLGVLKALCCSSNNGTCGFNDLLCNVDVSDLSFHDSLATFVAILVARQCFPLEDLIRCAAIPSLLTAACSEQDSESGARLTCRILLHLFRTPQLNPYEPDSNKATFGIRSSCDRHLLAASQNRIVPGALFAVLKAIFMLGDAELQGSGFSLPAGTEDITDEDLSTNRAGGRAVSIETASLDVYAKYVLRSICQQEWVGERCVRSLCEDSIDLQDPVLSSAQAQRLMQLICYPHRLSDAEQGDNPQRQRIKHILQSLDQWTMRQSALELQLMIKQTSNNEMNSLLENIAKATIEVFQQSAENVCSTPANVAPPSNAPSSNATPNAKSKPVLSALERSGVWLVAPLIAKLPTSVQGHVLKAAGEELEKGQHLGSSSRKERDRQKQKSMSLLSQQPFLSLVLTCLKGQDEQREGLLTSLYSQVQQIVSNWRDDQYQDDCKTPQLLHDVLKLRLNLVGGMFDTVQRSTQQTTEWAVLLLDIISSGTVDMQSNNELFTTVLDMLSVLINGTLAADMSSISQGSMEENKRAYMNLVKKLRKELGDRQSESLEKVRQLLPLPKQTRDVITCEPQGSLIDTKGNKIAGFDSIFKKEGLQVSTKQKISPWDLFEGLKQSAPLSWGWFGTVRVDRRVSRLEEQQRLLLYHTHLKPKPRTYYLEPLSLPPEDEEPPTPTSSEPDKKLSEPLKVDKSGGGCTGASDDRKKQSKKNKKTRQPANKGEDYGLGGGRSMPYQMGVPTDLLHSQGAGAMSRLPYGAQSVYTQNQPLPPGGPRLDTYRPPRMNMVKVVQTRPPYGSGVPPSVAGMIDAYKPIMYRPQPPIPQGQLLRQHLQAKLYALPQQTQGMMTQPVRQMTPTPPYGSMQPSQGYTSYTSHVPMQQHPPPSQTSGLVPSAYNTQSYPGTLPPSGGTLLDSVRQMPQRPSGYVHQQASGYSHNPQTGQRFPHQQMQQATMMTGMGHMTAQSVQGTIRPTQMLPDQQQYLRQQQLLRVSQQQQQQQQQAQAPPQPQAPPQPQPPPQQVAAVPQAQTQGQPPGLGMQTLAPQQPMFQRQGLQQTQQQQQTAALVRQLQQQLSNTQPQQASNPFGRF, translated from the exons ATGGCGGCCTTCGGTATACTAAGCTACGAACACCGGCCGCTGAAAAGACCCCGGCTCGGGCCGCCTGACGTGTACCCTCAGGACGCCAAGCAGAAGGAG GATGAACTTACAGCACTTAATGTTAAGCAAGGATTCAACAACCAGCCTGCTGTGTCCGGAGATGAACATGGCAGTGCTAAGAATGTCAACTTTAACCCAGCCAAG attAGCTCCAATTTTAGCAACATTATGGCAGAGAAGCTTCGCTGCAACACCCTTCCCGACACCGGCAGAAGAAAGCCTCAAGTTAACCAGAAAGACAACTTCTGGCTGGTGACCGCTCGCTCCCAGAGCTCCATCAATAACTGGTTCACAGATCTCGCAGGGACCAAACCTCTTACACATCTCGCTAAGAAG GTTCCCATTTTTGGGAAGAAGGAAGAGGTCTTTGGTTTCCTGGCACGTTATTCTGTGCCAGTGATGAGGGCAGCTTGGCTCATTAAGATGACTTGTGCGTATTATGCTGCCATTACAGAAACCAAAGTGAAGAAAAGACACGTCATGGACCCATTCGTAG AGTGGACACAAATCATCACTCGCTATTTATGGGAGCAGCTGCAGAAGGTTGCAGAGTATTACCGGCAAGTAAATAGTAGCACTGGAACTCCAGCCGGACCGATGCCGCCAGAGGTGGAGCTAGCCCTTAAACAGTGGGAATATAATGAGAAGCTAGCCATGTTTATGTTCCAG GATGGGATGTTGGATCGCCATGAGTTCTTGACTTGGGTCCTGGAGTGTTTTGAGAAGATCagaccaggggaggatgaacTCTTGAAGCTGCTGCTTCCCCTCCTTCTTCGT TATTCAGGTTCTTTAGTCCAGTCTGCTTACCTGTCACGGCGGCTTGCTTATTTCTGTACAAGGCGCCTAGCACAGCTATTGGAAAGTAGTGGGGGACATACAGGGCACCTCCTGACAGCACAGACGGGTACAGCTCTGCCTCCTGCACCAGCACCCCCTCCACCCTCAGGATCTGCTCCATCATCCCCATTCAGTGACCTCCTGCAGTGCTCACAGCATCGACCGCTTGTGTTTGGGTTAAGCTGCATGTTGCAG AGTATTGTTCTCTGTTGCCCCAGTGCCCTTGTATGGCACTACTCTTTGACCGACAACCGAATTAAAACCGGTTCCCCCCTCGACCACCTTCCCATCGCTCCTTCTAGTCTGCCCATGCCAGGTGGCAATTCTGCCTTCACACAGCAG GTTCGAAGGAAACTTCGGGAGATGGAACAGCAGATAAAGGAGCGTGGCCGAGCAGTGGAGGTCCGGTGGTCATTTGATAAGTGTCAGGAAGCTACAGCAG GATTTCCTATTGGACGTGTTCTTCATACTCTGGAGGTTCTGGATAGCCACAGCTTCGAGAAGTCTGACTTCAGTAACAACTTGGATTCTCTTTATAATCGAATCTTTGGACTGGGTCTTGGCAAGGATGGACATGAG ATCTCGCCAGATGATGACGCCGTTGTCGCACTTCTGTGTGAGTGGGCTGTCAGTTGTAAGCGCTACGGACATCACCGTGCCTTAGTTGTAGCTAAATTGCTTGAGAAGAGGCAGATGGAGATCGAAGCTGAG CGATGTGGAGACTCTGAAGCCGTCGATGAGAAGGGATCGGTGTCCTCAGGGTCCTTGTCTGCACTTAGTTCACCccctgttttccaggatgtcctCCTCCAATTTCTTGATACACAAGCCCCAGTGTTAA CGGACCCTACCAATGAAGGAGAACGAGTGGAATTCTTTAATCTGGTGTTGCTGTTTTGTGAGCTCATCCGACACGATGTCTTTTCACATAACATGTATATGTGCACACTGATATCAAGAGGGGACCTGGGACTGGATCCTCACGCTCCTCGTCCTCGGTCCCCATATGAGGATACAGCAGACGATACTGACCGTAAAGAGGGAGAGGCCAACAATAGCATAAAACTAGAG GACACAACGCTGTCAGAGACCATGGACATTGACCACAGCTCAGGGGCTTTATTTGATGATATGGAGAAAAGTGATTTTCAG ATGTTCTCCCCTGCCATGCGTTGCGAAGGACGTAGCCCGGGTCCTGATGAGGGCGAGAGTGAAGGACGTCGGCCAGTGAAGACCTCAGGTGGCGACGGTCTGCTGGCTTCCCTTTATGATCAGCCACGGCACATTCAGTATGCAACTCATTTCCCTATCCCACAG GAAGAATCTTGTAGTCATGAGTGCAACCAGCGGCTAGTTGTTCTGTTCGGGGTGGGCAGGCAAAGAGATGACGCCCGCCATGTTATCAAGAAGATCACCAGAGACATTCTGAAGGTGCTAAACAGGAAAAGCACTGCGGAGACGG GATCAAATGAAGGACAACGTAGACGCAGGGTGAAGCCTGAAGCTTTTCCTACAGCAGAGGAGATTTTCCACAGGTTTCAGCAGCTCTCGCACTTTGACCAACATCAAGTAACTGCTCAG GTTTCACGAAATGTCCTggaacagattacaagctttgcGTTGGGTTTATCGTATCACCTCCCTCTGGTGCAACATGTCCAGTTCATCTTCGACCTGATGGAATATTCCCTGAACATCAGTGGTCTTATCGACTTTGCAATTCAG CTGCTGAATGAGTTGAGCGTTGTTGAAGCCGAGCTCCTGCTGAAGTCTTCCGACCTTGTTGGTAGTTACACGATGGGACTGTGTTTGTGCATCGTGGCTGTGCTGAGACATTATAACACCTGCCTGATCCTCAACCAGGAGCAGACGGCACAAGTGTTCGAAGG CCTATGTGGAGTAGTGAAGCATGGCATGAACCGCTCAGATGGTTCCTCGGCCGAACGTTGTATTCTGGCCTATTTGTATGACTTGTACATGTCCTGCAGTCACCTCAAAAGCAAGTATGGAGAATTATTTAG tGACTTCTGCTCTAAAGTAAagaacactatatactgtatagtggatcCATCTGACTCCAACATGCTGTGGGAACAGGAGTTTATGTTGGAAACCATCTCCAATCCGACAGAACATAATTATAACTTTGGCATGCTGGGAAAACTTCTGCGCGATTCTCCGACCAATCGCTACAGCTTTGTGTGCAATGCACTTGTACATGTGTGTGCAGGAGACCATGATACTGATGG AATTAATGACAttgctattctgtgtgcggaatTGACCGGATCCTGCAAAGACCTGAGCTCTGAATGGCTGGGTGTGCTGAAGGCTCTGTGTTGCTCCTCTAATAATGGCACCTGCGGCTTCAACGACCTGCTGTGTAATGTGGAT GTCAGTGACTTGTCTTTCCATGATTCGCTTGCAACATTTGTTGCAATTCTTGTTGCTCGCCAGTGTTTTCCACTTGAGGATCTGATCCGTTGTGCGGCCATCCCTTCCCTTCTGACAGCAG CATGTAGCGAGCAGGATTCTGAATCTGGAGCGCGGCTCACTTGCCGGATTTTGCTTCATCTGTTTCGAACTCCTCAGCTCAATCCGTATGAACCAGACAGCA ATAAAGCAACATTCGGAATTCGTTCTTCTTGTGACCGCCATCTTCTGGCAGCATCTCAGAATCGCATCGTACCAGGAGCACTTTTTGCTGTGCTCAAGGCAATATTTATGCTGG GTGATGCAGAGTTGCAAGGCTCTGGCTTTTCATTGCCGGCAGGTACTGAAGATATTACTGATGAAGATTTGTCTACAAATCGGGCGGGTGGACGGGCTGTGTCCATAGAGACTGCAAGTCTGGATGTGTATGCCAAATATGTGTTACGAAGCATCTGCCAACAG GAATGGGTTGGGGAGAGATGTGTTCGCTCCCTTTGTGAAGACTCCATTGATCTCCAGGACCCCGTTCTCAGCAGTGCCCAGGCACAACGCCTGATGCAGTTGATTTGTTATCCGCACAGACTAAGTGATGCAGAACAAGGGGACAACCCTCAAAGACAGCGCATCAAGCATATTTTACAG AGCCTGGATCAGTGGACAATGCGGCAGTCGGCACTGGAGCTTCAGCTGATGATCAAACAGACCTCTAATAAT GAAATGAATTCCCTACTGGAAAATATTGCTAAAGCGACCATTGAAGTGTTTCAGCAATCGGCAGAAAATGTCTGCTCGACCCCTGCTAACGTTGCACCGCCCAGTAATGCCCCAAGTAGCAACGCAACTCCCAATGCGAAATCCAAGCCTGTACTCAG TGCTTTGGAGAGGTCTGGTGTTTGGCTCGTCGCCCCTCTCATTGCCAAGCTGCCAACATCTGTGCAAGGTCATGTACTGAAAGCCGCTGGGGAGGAGCTGGAGAAAGGACAACATCTTGGATCGTCTTCTCGTAAGGAGCGTGACCGTCAAAAGCAGAAAAG TATGTCTCTACTAAGTCAGCAGCCATTCTTATCATTGGTGTTAACCTGTCTTAAGGGGCAAGATGAACAGAGAGAGGGGCTATTGACTTCCTTATACAGTCAGGTGCAACAG ATTGTTAGTAACTGGCGAGATGATCAGTATCAAGATGACTGCAAGACTCCCCAGCTTCTTCATGATGTATTGAAGCTCCGGTTGAACTTG GTGGGTGGAATGTTTGATACGGTCCAGCGCAGCACGCAGCAGACAACGGAGTGGGCCGTACTTCTCCTGGACATTATCAGCAGCGGCACTGTGGACATGCAGTCTAATAA TGAGCTCTTCACCACCGTGCTGGATATGCTTAGCGTGCTTATTAATGGCACGTTGGCTGCTGACATGTCCAGTATCTCACAAGGCAGCATGGAGGAGAACAAGAGGGCATACATGAATCTTGTGAAGAAGCTTCGG AAGGAACTAGGTGACCGTCAGTCAGAGAGTTTGGAGAAAGTACGCCAGCTGTTGCCCTTACCAAAGCAGACGCGGGATGTAATAACTTGTGAACCTCAGGGATCTCTTATTGACACCAAAGGAAACAAGATTGCTGGATTTGACTCCATCTTCAAGAAGGAG GGACTTCAAGTCTCCACCAAGCAGAAAATTTCCCCTTGGGACCTTTTTGAAGGTCTGAAACAATCTGCTCCTCTTTCCTGGGGATGGTTCGGTACGGTGCGTGTCGACAGAAGGGTCTCTCGGTTGGAGGAGCAGCAGAGATTACTATTGTACCACACACACCTTAAGCCTAAGCCACGCACTTACTATTTGGAGCCGTTGTCTCTTCCTCCTGAAGATGAGGAGCCACCAACTCCAACAAGTAGTGAACCAGATAAGAAGCTAAGCGAACCACTCAAGGTGGATAAAAGTGGAGGAGGCTGCACGGGGGCAAGTGACGACCGGAAGAAACAAAGCAAGAAAAATAAGAAGACTCGTCAGCCGGCGAACAAAGGAGAG GATTATGGGCTTGGTGGAGGACGTTCAATGCCTTATCAAATGGGAGTGCCCACTGACCTTCTGCACTCCCAAGGAGCAGGGGCCATGTCGCGTTTGCCTTATGGAGCACAGAGTGTGTACACTCAGAATCAGCCCTTACCTCCTG GTGGACCACGTCTGGACACTTACCGACCCCCTCGTATGAATATGGTGAAGGTGGTTCAGACCCGACCTCCTTATGGAAGCGGCGTTCCACCAAGCGTAGCCGGGATGATCGACGCTTACAAGCCTATTATgtacaggccgcagccgcccatCCCCCAGGGTCAGCTACTAAGGCAGCATCTTCAGGCGAAATTG TATGCTCTCCCTCAGCAGACGCAGGGTATGATGACTCAGCCTGTTCGACAGATGACACCCACACCCCCATATGGATCTATGCAGCCCTCCCAG GGTTATACGTCATACACTTCCCACGTGCCGATGCAACAGCATCCTCCTCCATCACAGACTAGTGGTTTGGTGCCCTCTGCGTACAATACACAGTCCTATCCTGGTACTCTTCCACCATCCGGTGGCACACTCCTTGATTCGGTGCGACAAATGCCGCAGAGGCCAAGTGGTTACGTCCATCAGCAGGCATCCGGTTACAGTCATAATCCCCAAACTGGACAGAG GTTCCCACACCAACAAATGCAACAGGCTACCATGATGACCGGGATGGGTCACATGACTGCGCAGAGTGTACAAGGTACCATACGACCCACGCAGATGTTACCAGACCAACAGCAGTATCTGAGGCAGCAGCAGTTGTTAAGAGTAAGT cagcaacaacagcagcagcagcaacaggcTCAGGCCCCTCCGCAGCCCCAAGCTCCACCTCAACCACAGCCCCCGCCTCAGCAAGTAGCAGCAGTACCACAGGCCCAGACACAAGGACAGCCCCCGGGACTCGGCATGCAGACCCTGGCACCACAGCAACCTATG TTTCAAAGGCAAGGTCTGCAACAAACTCAGCAGCAGCAACAGACGGCAGCTCTTGTACGACAACTACAGCAGCAGCTATCCA ACACACAACCACAGCAAGCTTCCAATCCGTTTGGGCGTTTCTGA